The proteins below come from a single Natrinema sp. SYSU A 869 genomic window:
- a CDS encoding glycosyltransferase family 2 protein has translation MYRGTSVGVVIPAYNEEGFVGDVIREMPAYVDRIYAIDDRSTDGTRDEILEAAREDASESGIGERRASENETVEQLVADGGASTLASRATVRDTIGRVVPIEHRENRGAGGAIKTGYLAALADGVDATVTVDADGQMDLSQMQRLLDPIVEGEADYAKGNRLLSREYRAAMPRFRFIGNTTLTFLTKIASGYWKTMDPQNGYTAISHDALAAIDVPALYEYYGYCNDLLVKLNVHGMRVADVAMPAVYGEEESSITYSRYIPKVSLMLLRNFLWRLQTKYLVLDFHPLALLYLFGAATASTAVLGAGTSLVSLLSSGDVPAVQSATSLLLFVAGTAFLLLAMVFDMAESEPLETQVR, from the coding sequence ATGTACCGGGGCACGAGCGTCGGCGTCGTGATTCCCGCCTACAACGAGGAAGGGTTCGTCGGCGACGTGATCCGCGAGATGCCTGCGTACGTCGATCGAATCTACGCGATCGACGACCGGTCGACGGACGGCACTCGGGACGAAATCCTCGAGGCTGCACGGGAGGACGCAAGCGAGAGCGGGATCGGCGAACGCCGTGCCAGCGAGAACGAGACCGTCGAACAGCTCGTGGCCGACGGTGGTGCGTCTACACTGGCAAGCCGAGCGACGGTCCGCGACACCATTGGTCGGGTCGTCCCGATCGAGCATCGCGAGAACCGCGGTGCCGGCGGTGCGATCAAGACCGGCTATCTTGCCGCGCTCGCGGACGGGGTGGACGCGACGGTCACCGTCGACGCGGACGGTCAGATGGATCTCTCCCAGATGCAGCGGCTCCTCGACCCGATCGTCGAGGGCGAGGCCGATTACGCGAAGGGGAACCGGCTCCTGTCCCGGGAGTATCGAGCGGCCATGCCGCGGTTTCGGTTCATCGGTAACACGACCCTGACATTCCTGACGAAGATCGCGTCCGGGTACTGGAAGACGATGGACCCCCAAAACGGGTATACGGCGATCTCGCACGACGCGCTCGCGGCGATCGACGTGCCGGCCCTCTACGAGTATTACGGCTACTGCAACGACCTGCTGGTCAAACTGAACGTCCACGGGATGCGCGTCGCCGACGTGGCGATGCCGGCCGTCTACGGCGAGGAGGAGTCGAGTATCACGTACTCGCGATACATTCCGAAGGTGTCGCTGATGTTGCTGCGCAACTTCCTGTGGCGGCTGCAAACCAAATACCTCGTACTTGATTTCCACCCGCTCGCGCTGCTCTACCTGTTCGGAGCCGCGACGGCTTCGACCGCCGTTCTCGGTGCCGGAACGTCGCTGGTTTCCCTGCTCTCGAGCGGCGACGTTCCGGCCGTCCAGAGCGCGACGAGCCTGCTGCTGTTCGTCGCCGGAACCGCGTTCCTCCTGCTCGCAATGGTGTTCGACATGGCGGAGAGCGAACCCCTCGAGACACAGGTGCGATAG
- a CDS encoding polysaccharide biosynthesis C-terminal domain-containing protein — protein MNRSIASGVVSVVSAKVVVLVVTALSTPLLYRFLGASAFGEYSLLLSVFAIYMIFVSSGITDGVRKFLAEDRAAANWSEHVVGFYFRLAVFLSIIGALLLIAATRFGIVSLAFGSDLTTYFYVLAALVISAQFRDYTRKTLMGFGLERYSEPLKVLDKLGFVVVAIPLTYVGIGVMGALAGHLFASILVAVVGLLLVHRRIPLSCVFTSPSKRFPRREMLTFNSMSIALIFLLMSLYHIDIVMLHRFRTDAAVGNYRAALTIAEFLWFVPMAIQTVFVHSTSELWSQNRYRKISALVSRTTRYTFLLTAVMAVGLAALADVAVPIYFGAEAEPAITPLLLLLPGALGFALARPVLAVSQGEGTLRYPVVATGGAALINLVLNAALIPRYGMQGAAVATSIGYGSMFVFHCWSARLVGFDPLADARLGRAALTTILAAVPIVALSTAISNPWLALAVVPPVGFVIFVTFALLIGALDPAEPFEVLSAFPDPIGSTADGISSRIAGIRSDGSNRNWLQILLFVAGLSLLVSGLALGVLDSGV, from the coding sequence GTGAACAGAAGTATTGCGAGCGGCGTCGTCTCGGTCGTCAGTGCGAAAGTCGTCGTTCTCGTCGTCACTGCGCTCTCAACGCCGCTGCTCTACCGATTTCTCGGCGCATCGGCGTTCGGCGAGTATTCGCTTTTGCTGTCCGTCTTTGCGATCTATATGATCTTCGTCAGTTCCGGGATTACCGATGGAGTCCGGAAATTCCTCGCAGAGGACCGCGCCGCGGCGAACTGGAGCGAGCACGTCGTTGGCTTCTACTTCCGGCTGGCGGTCTTTCTCTCGATCATCGGGGCCCTCCTGCTGATAGCTGCGACCCGATTCGGGATCGTCTCCCTCGCGTTCGGGTCCGATCTGACGACGTATTTCTACGTTCTTGCCGCGCTCGTGATTTCGGCACAGTTTCGCGATTACACGCGGAAGACGCTCATGGGATTCGGACTCGAGCGGTACTCGGAACCGCTCAAGGTTCTCGATAAGCTCGGCTTCGTCGTGGTCGCGATTCCGCTGACCTACGTCGGCATCGGCGTGATGGGAGCGCTCGCGGGCCACCTGTTCGCGAGCATCCTTGTCGCCGTGGTCGGGCTCCTCCTCGTCCACCGACGGATTCCGCTGTCGTGCGTGTTCACCAGCCCGTCGAAGCGGTTTCCCCGGAGAGAGATGCTCACGTTCAACTCGATGAGTATCGCGCTGATTTTCCTGCTGATGTCGCTCTATCACATCGACATCGTGATGCTCCATCGGTTCCGGACGGACGCGGCGGTTGGTAACTATCGAGCGGCACTGACGATCGCCGAGTTCCTCTGGTTCGTTCCGATGGCGATTCAGACGGTGTTCGTTCACTCGACGTCGGAACTGTGGTCACAGAACCGCTACAGGAAGATTTCGGCGCTCGTCTCACGGACGACGCGCTACACGTTTCTGCTGACGGCCGTTATGGCGGTCGGGCTCGCGGCGCTGGCAGACGTCGCCGTCCCGATCTACTTCGGTGCCGAGGCTGAGCCGGCGATCACGCCCCTGTTGCTGTTGCTCCCCGGAGCACTCGGTTTCGCCCTCGCGCGACCGGTTCTCGCGGTTTCACAGGGGGAAGGGACGCTCCGGTATCCGGTCGTGGCCACTGGCGGCGCGGCGCTGATCAATCTGGTACTCAACGCCGCCCTTATTCCGCGGTACGGGATGCAAGGTGCGGCTGTCGCGACCAGCATCGGATACGGGTCGATGTTCGTCTTCCACTGCTGGAGCGCTCGACTCGTCGGCTTCGATCCGCTCGCGGACGCACGGCTCGGTCGCGCGGCTCTGACGACCATCCTCGCAGCGGTTCCGATCGTTGCTCTCTCGACGGCGATCTCGAACCCGTGGCTCGCACTCGCAGTCGTCCCGCCCGTCGGATTCGTGATCTTCGTCACGTTCGCGCTCCTCATCGGTGCACTGGATCCCGCCGAACCGTTCGAGGTGCTGTCAGCGTTTCCGGACCCGATCGGGTCGACGGCGGACGGGATCTCCAGTCGAATTGCGGGCATCAGGAGCGATGGGTCGAATCGTAACTGGTTGCAGATCCTCTTGTTCGTCGCCGGGCTGTCCCTGCTCGTCTCGGGGCTCGCACTGGGAGTACTCGATTCCGGCGTGTGA
- a CDS encoding right-handed parallel beta-helix repeat-containing protein, whose product MAACAAGIGLTSTASASSEPYGYYYDNYGTVVDVTEAGADNTGTESITPVLEELRSDDTLLVFPEGEYYMDEQFRFTGFDNFGVVGENATLIPADYHEFNGPQYRLFRLGVSYSPGGTLRFEGFDVDQTAPDTGIRTIEAYADDRLEVRDVTINGYHDSGTWGPGLFNVTDPDGRGIVERFRAPDGGAWVNNTPNAGNRWRGPIGIEANENEGTLEFRRCLLGGFPNNGLYAAGGNGTVIVNGGLYRNSNGANIRVGGRDSEIRWPTVKVDSTRPEDKTQRGIRIENGRNMEIYGAAVEITSPKPTSHAISVMNTCESARIDTTRLQLQGEDINHGIVLSPECGEATIVDTEITHETTGGYPLWIQDSDRTEQILTEHVTISGRAGDASGFRDGIRCERDNCRFSNVDVTQHGRDGVDRNAIVNTGEDMTVYQSELRASQYPYVDLGSSILVRDSTLESSTGNEAVCLYPSSTNPTFKKNRLVGGIRDLGASGVTTWENTYE is encoded by the coding sequence GTGGCCGCATGTGCCGCCGGAATCGGACTGACCTCGACTGCCAGCGCATCCTCGGAGCCCTACGGGTACTACTACGACAACTACGGAACCGTCGTAGACGTCACCGAGGCGGGAGCGGATAACACTGGGACCGAATCGATCACCCCCGTTCTCGAAGAACTCCGCAGTGACGATACACTGCTCGTGTTTCCCGAGGGGGAGTATTACATGGACGAACAGTTCAGGTTCACGGGCTTCGATAACTTCGGCGTCGTCGGCGAGAACGCGACGCTGATCCCGGCGGACTACCACGAGTTCAACGGGCCACAGTATCGACTGTTCCGTCTCGGTGTCTCGTACAGTCCCGGGGGAACGCTCCGCTTCGAGGGGTTCGACGTCGATCAGACGGCACCTGATACAGGGATCAGAACGATCGAGGCCTACGCCGACGACCGACTCGAGGTGCGCGACGTGACGATCAACGGGTACCACGACAGCGGGACGTGGGGTCCGGGACTGTTCAACGTCACCGACCCCGACGGTCGAGGCATTGTCGAACGGTTCCGAGCACCGGACGGTGGCGCGTGGGTGAACAATACGCCGAACGCAGGCAACCGCTGGCGCGGCCCGATCGGCATCGAAGCGAACGAAAACGAGGGAACGCTCGAGTTCAGGCGCTGCTTGCTCGGCGGGTTCCCAAACAACGGCCTCTACGCGGCGGGCGGCAACGGGACGGTCATCGTCAACGGGGGCCTCTATCGGAACAGCAACGGTGCGAACATTCGCGTCGGCGGCCGAGACAGTGAAATTCGATGGCCGACGGTCAAAGTTGACTCGACGCGGCCGGAGGACAAGACCCAGCGTGGCATCCGAATCGAGAACGGTCGAAACATGGAGATCTACGGCGCTGCCGTCGAGATCACGTCACCCAAACCGACCAGCCACGCGATTTCGGTGATGAATACCTGCGAAAGCGCTCGAATCGATACCACTCGCCTGCAGCTCCAGGGAGAAGACATCAACCATGGGATTGTCCTCTCGCCCGAGTGCGGTGAGGCGACGATCGTCGACACGGAGATCACCCACGAAACCACGGGCGGCTATCCGCTCTGGATTCAGGACAGCGACCGCACCGAGCAGATCCTCACAGAGCACGTCACGATTTCGGGGCGCGCAGGCGATGCCAGCGGTTTCCGAGACGGCATTCGCTGTGAACGGGATAACTGTCGGTTCAGTAACGTCGACGTCACGCAGCACGGACGTGACGGAGTGGATCGAAACGCCATCGTCAACACGGGTGAGGATATGACTGTCTACCAGAGCGAGCTGCGGGCCAGTCAGTATCCATACGTCGACCTCGGATCCAGCATACTCGTTCGTGACTCGACGCTCGAGTCGTCGACCGGTAATGAGGCCGTCTGCCTCTATCCGTCGTCGACGAATCCTACCTTCAAGAAGAATCGGTTGGTCGGCGGGATTCGTGACCTTGGCGCGAGCGGTGTCACGACCTGGGAGAATACGTACGAGTAG
- a CDS encoding helix-turn-helix domain-containing protein, producing the protein MGFIAAVHLVHDELPLVPTIERCSDVTLRYEYGTTTGERRLQFVSAFSDEHAALEDAMAADPTVSDSTRVATFENRTVYRIAVDSDLEIVPDRCVEYGLFVFTVTSDDGGWIARVHLPDRDALSAFRVHCRDRGISFRVNQLYDSSATDDRTYSLTERQHEILTMAYYAGYFEVPRRVTQDDLADRLGISDSAVSQRIRRAVTELIATTLENDRTPDEYG; encoded by the coding sequence ATGGGATTTATCGCAGCAGTCCACCTCGTCCACGATGAGCTTCCGTTAGTCCCGACGATAGAGCGCTGTTCGGACGTTACGCTCAGGTACGAGTACGGGACGACGACCGGCGAGCGACGCCTGCAGTTCGTTTCAGCCTTCAGCGACGAGCACGCGGCCCTCGAGGACGCAATGGCTGCCGATCCGACCGTCTCGGACTCGACTCGCGTCGCGACGTTCGAGAACCGGACGGTCTATCGCATTGCCGTCGATAGCGATCTCGAGATCGTTCCTGATCGCTGTGTCGAGTATGGGCTGTTTGTCTTCACGGTAACGAGCGACGACGGGGGCTGGATCGCACGGGTCCATCTCCCCGATCGGGACGCGCTGTCCGCGTTCCGGGTGCACTGTCGCGACCGCGGCATCTCGTTCCGCGTGAACCAGCTGTACGACTCGTCGGCGACCGACGATCGAACCTACTCCCTGACCGAACGACAGCACGAGATCCTCACGATGGCGTACTACGCCGGCTACTTCGAGGTACCGCGGCGAGTCACTCAGGACGATCTCGCAGATCGGCTCGGTATCTCGGATTCAGCGGTCTCCCAGCGGATTCGGCGCGCCGTCACCGAACTGATCGCCACAACGCTCGAGAATGATCGCACGCCTGATGAATACGGATGA
- the glmM gene encoding phosphoglucosamine mutase — MFGTSGIRGTVGEDVTAALALSLGRAVASDGYDRVVVGRDARESGPILVDAVTAGLRECGADVLEAGVAPTPTIARAVSRTDANAGVVVTASHNPAPDNGIKLWSSSGKAFGPEQRDGIAARVERDEYDLQPWDGGGSLEPVGDAIDRHATELVEAVSVADPPSVAVDVGNGTGGITARVLSELGCDVVTLNGQRDGRFPGRPNEPTRETLGELSSFVEATDARLGIAHDGDADRMLAIDETGSFVPKDALLALFAREAATDGDIVAAPVGTSIAVDDALAAVGATVSRTRVGDTFVADCTTWPDVVFGGEPSGMWIWPDEMPCPDGPLAACKLVELVADRGPLSSLVEGVKTYPIRRASVTVKEKTAVMNQVHECVCERYDDVDTLDGVYVDVDDGWILLRASGTEPVVRLTAEARDEFRAEQLEADAIGLLETAIATVSGIQP; from the coding sequence ATGTTTGGCACGAGCGGTATCCGGGGAACGGTCGGTGAGGATGTCACGGCTGCACTTGCGCTCTCGCTCGGTCGTGCCGTCGCGTCTGATGGCTACGATCGCGTCGTCGTCGGACGAGACGCTCGAGAGAGCGGTCCAATACTAGTCGATGCAGTAACCGCCGGTCTTCGAGAGTGCGGTGCGGACGTTCTCGAGGCCGGCGTCGCACCGACGCCGACGATTGCGAGAGCCGTCTCACGGACGGATGCGAACGCGGGTGTCGTCGTCACGGCGTCTCACAATCCCGCACCGGATAACGGGATCAAACTCTGGTCGTCGTCCGGGAAGGCGTTCGGTCCCGAGCAGCGTGATGGGATCGCTGCTCGAGTCGAACGCGACGAGTATGACCTGCAACCCTGGGACGGAGGGGGATCACTCGAGCCGGTGGGGGACGCGATCGATCGACACGCGACGGAGCTGGTCGAGGCCGTCTCGGTAGCCGACCCGCCGAGCGTCGCAGTCGACGTCGGGAACGGCACCGGTGGGATCACGGCACGCGTGCTCTCGGAACTCGGCTGCGACGTCGTCACGCTGAACGGGCAGCGAGACGGGCGCTTTCCGGGGCGGCCGAACGAACCGACTCGAGAAACGCTCGGAGAGCTCTCGTCGTTCGTCGAAGCGACGGACGCGCGGCTTGGAATCGCTCACGACGGCGACGCTGATCGGATGCTGGCCATCGATGAGACGGGATCGTTCGTCCCGAAAGACGCGCTTCTCGCCCTGTTCGCGCGTGAAGCTGCGACCGACGGCGACATCGTCGCTGCGCCGGTTGGGACGAGTATAGCCGTCGACGATGCGCTCGCAGCCGTCGGCGCGACGGTGAGTCGAACGCGGGTCGGCGACACCTTCGTGGCCGACTGTACGACGTGGCCGGACGTCGTCTTCGGCGGCGAACCGAGCGGGATGTGGATCTGGCCGGACGAAATGCCGTGCCCGGACGGGCCACTCGCTGCGTGCAAACTCGTCGAACTCGTCGCCGATCGCGGACCGCTGTCGTCGCTCGTCGAGGGCGTCAAGACGTACCCCATTCGCCGCGCATCGGTTACGGTCAAGGAGAAAACCGCCGTGATGAATCAGGTTCATGAATGCGTCTGCGAGCGGTACGATGACGTCGATACGCTTGACGGCGTCTACGTCGACGTCGACGACGGATGGATTCTCCTGCGTGCGAGCGGTACCGAACCAGTCGTCCGTCTCACGGCCGAAGCACGAGACGAGTTTCGAGCCGAGCAACTGGAAGCCGACGCCATCGGGCTCCTCGAGACCGCGATCGCGACGGTATCGGGAATCCAACCGTGA
- a CDS encoding pyridoxal phosphate-dependent aminotransferase translates to MTMEFTDRVNRVEPSATLAISALATELEAEGADVVDLSVGEPDFPTPENIVEAGQDAMDAGHTGYTTSAGILELREAIADKLADDGLDHSTDEIIVTPGAKQALYEIVQSLIGEGDEVALLDPAWVSYEAMVKMAGGDLTRVDLSETDFQLEPALDDLAAAVSDETELLIVNSPSNPTGAVYSDEALEGVRDLAVEHDITVISDEIYKEITYGVEPTSLGTLEGMADRTVTVNGFSKAYSMTGWRLGYFAGPEDLIDQAGKLHSHSVSSAVNFVQHAGLEALETEDAVTEMTEAFEERRDLVIDLLAEYDVDVAMPEGAFYMMLPVDADDQAWCEGAIEDAHVATVPGSAFGTPGYARISYAASEERLEEGIERLAEEGYL, encoded by the coding sequence ATGACGATGGAATTCACTGACCGCGTAAACCGAGTCGAACCGTCCGCAACGCTTGCCATCTCCGCACTCGCCACCGAACTCGAGGCCGAGGGCGCAGACGTCGTCGACCTGAGCGTCGGCGAGCCCGACTTCCCCACGCCCGAGAACATCGTCGAAGCAGGCCAGGACGCGATGGACGCCGGCCACACCGGTTACACCACCTCTGCCGGCATCCTTGAGTTGCGCGAGGCGATCGCCGACAAACTGGCCGACGACGGCCTCGATCACAGCACGGACGAGATCATCGTCACGCCCGGCGCGAAGCAGGCGCTGTACGAGATTGTCCAGTCCCTGATCGGCGAGGGTGACGAAGTCGCCCTGCTCGACCCCGCGTGGGTCTCCTACGAGGCCATGGTCAAGATGGCCGGCGGCGATCTGACCCGCGTCGACCTCTCCGAGACCGACTTCCAGCTCGAGCCCGCGCTCGACGACCTCGCGGCCGCGGTCTCCGACGAGACCGAACTGCTGATCGTCAACTCGCCGTCGAACCCCACCGGCGCGGTCTACTCCGACGAAGCACTCGAGGGCGTCCGCGATCTGGCCGTCGAGCACGACATCACCGTCATCTCCGACGAGATCTACAAGGAGATCACTTACGGCGTCGAACCGACGAGTCTCGGCACACTCGAGGGCATGGCCGACCGCACCGTCACTGTCAACGGGTTCTCGAAGGCCTACTCGATGACTGGCTGGCGGCTCGGCTACTTCGCCGGCCCCGAGGACCTGATCGATCAGGCCGGTAAACTCCACAGCCACTCCGTCTCCTCGGCCGTGAACTTCGTCCAGCACGCCGGACTCGAGGCACTCGAGACCGAAGACGCCGTCACCGAGATGACCGAGGCGTTCGAAGAGCGCCGCGATCTGGTCATCGACCTACTCGCCGAATACGATGTCGACGTCGCCATGCCCGAGGGTGCGTTCTACATGATGCTGCCGGTAGATGCGGACGATCAGGCCTGGTGTGAGGGCGCGATCGAAGACGCTCACGTCGCGACGGTCCCCGGCAGCGCGTTCGGCACGCCCGGCTACGCGCGGATTTCGTACGCCGCGAGCGAGGAACGACTCGAGGAGGGTATCGAGCGGCTGGCCGAGGAAGGCTACCTGTAA